The nucleotide sequence AAGTATCGAGGCCGAGTACTGATCTCAGTCCACGTATCCGGCAGTTTGTATCTATTAATTTTAATTTATTTCCGGAGAAAATCAAGAATGAGGGAGTTCACTTTTTCTGCCTCTTCCATATTCGGCATATGGCCGCAGCCTTCAAGAAATGCTGTGTGAATTCCCGGTAGAACTGATATAATTTTTTCAGTATGTTTCGCAGGCACAGAACCGTCATTGCCGCCCCATATCAGTAGGGTTCGATCCCCCTGAAGCCGGGCATATGTATCAGAGAAATCTTCCATCATATTATTCCTGAAAAGAGATTTTACTGACCTGGAAAAACCTCTGTATCCGGTCTGACTTGTAAAAGCATTTACATAGGCTTCTGATTCGCTGATACCGGAATGTCTGAATAGCTTTTCTGCCCGTTCTGTCAGAATACGGGGCAGGATGGATATTGCCATCAGATCTCCCAGAATGGGTATGCGGACCAGGGTTACTCCTGAGTTATTCTCTGCCATATGCAGAGCAGGGGATATCAGTATCTGGCGCATCACTTTATCAGGATGTTCAGCCGCAAAAGCCGCAGTCACGAGCCCTCCCATTGAGTGACCTACAAGATAAGCCTGATCAATATCAAGAGCGTCCATCAGTTCCTTGAGCTGCCGGACATAGCGGCTGCTGTCATATTTATTCCGGGGGCGGTCTGAAAGTCCCCGTCCATAATGGTTATATCGGAGAACCCGGTATCCCTCATCAACAAGAACCTGATACTGCCTGTCCCAGTCATACATTGCTACCGAAAGACCGTGG is from Oceanispirochaeta sp. M1 and encodes:
- a CDS encoding alpha/beta fold hydrolase, translated to MAVNLKRTLIMLTTLIVLLLIISLISPEKKSLNNTVREQSGNDYVKLSEGWTEYEIDGPENAPAVILIHGLSVAMYDWDRQYQVLVDEGYRVLRYNHYGRGLSDRPRNKYDSSRYVRQLKELMDALDIDQAYLVGHSMGGLVTAAFAAEHPDKVMRQILISPALHMAENNSGVTLVRIPILGDLMAISILPRILTERAEKLFRHSGISESEAYVNAFTSQTGYRGFSRSVKSLFRNNMMEDFSDTYARLQGDRTLLIWGGNDGSVPAKHTEKIISVLPGIHTAFLEGCGHMPNMEEAEKVNSLILDFLRK